The Epilithonimonas zeae genome contains the following window.
AAAAACGAAGATTACGAAAATATCGTCATCAAATCCAATAGTGATGGTTCTTTCCTAAGATTGAAAGATGTTGCAAGAGTAGAATTTGGTTCTTATAGTTATACTGCAGCAAACAGAGTGGATGGAAAACCGGTTGCAGGTTTTGCGATTCTTCAAACGGCTGGATCTAATGCCAACGAAATCTTAACCGAAGTTGAAAGACAGGTTGAAGAATTCAAAACGACATTACCAAAAGGTGTGAAACCGATCATTATGTACAATTCCAAAGACTTTTTGGATGCATCTATTCATCAGGTTGTTGAAACGTTGGTCATTGCATTTATCCTGGTTTTCATCGTGGTTTATATTTTCCTTCAGGATTTCAGATCAACATTGATTCCGGCGATTGCAGTTCCGGTTGCGATTATTGGTACATTTTTCTTCCTGAATCTATTCGGGTTCAGTATTAATATGTTGACTTTGTTTGCTTTGGTTCTTGCCATTGGAATCGTCGTCGATGATGCGATTGTAGTTGTGGAGGCTGTCCATTCTAAGATGGAACACACAGGACTTCCTGTAGATCAGGCAACCAGAGAATCGATGAGCGAAATTTCAGGTGCGATTATTTCTATTACTTTGGTGATGTCGGCGGTTTTCGTTCCGGTTGGCTTTATGCAAGGTCCTGCGGGTGTTTTCTACAGACAGTTTGCTTTCACTTTAGCGATTGCGATTTTGATTTCTGCTATTAATGCATTGACATTGAGCCCCGCTTTATGTGCACTTTTACTGAATGATCCTCAGGGAGAACATAGCGAACACGGTCACAAAACTGGATTTGGAGCCAGATTTTTCAACGCTTTTAATACAAGTTTTAATAATCTGACCAAAAAATATATTTACAGTCTCAAATTCTTGATCAAGAACAAATGGGTAAGCGTTGGCGGATTGGTTTTGATTACGGCAATCACTGTATTTTTGGTTAATAAAGCGCCTTCAGGATTTATCCCTACAGAAGATCAAGGTTTCGTTTTATATGCCGTGAATACGCCTCCAGGAAGTTCATTGGAAAGAACCAACAAAGCGACAGAACAAATTGATAAAATTGTAAATGGTGAAAAAGCGACCAACCATCTTTGGGTTGCGGACGGACTAAACTTCATCAGTAATGCCAATGCGTCGCCCTACTCTGCCGGTTTCATCAAACTTAAAGATTATGAAGATCGTGGCGATGTAAAAGATCCGGATCAGATTGCAGCAGGATTGACAGGAAAAGTAGCGCAGGTAAAAGATGCGAGTGCATTCTTCTTCAACTTCCCTACTGTTCAAGGTTTTGGTAACGTTTCTGGTTTCGAATTTATGTTGCAGGATAAAACCAACGGTTCTTTTGAGCAATTGGGAACCACGACTCAGGCTTTCATCGGCGAATTAATGAAACGTCCGGAAATTGCTTTTGCATTCACGACTTATGCAGCAGGAAATCCTCAATATACTATTGAAGTTGATGCCGACAAAGCCAATCAGCTGGGGGTTTCTGTAACCGATCTGATGCAGACAATGCAGATTTATTACGGAAGTAGTTTCGTTTCAGATTTCAACAGATTTGGAAAATACTACAGAGTAATGGCTCAGGCTGATGTACCTTATAGAACCGATGCTAACTCGTTGGAAGGAATTTATGTTAAGAATAACCAAAGTGAAATGGTTCCTGTTAAAACATTAGTGACTTTGAAAAGATCTTTCGGACCAGAAACTGTGACCAGAAATAACTTGTTCAATGCGGTAACTATCAACGGAACACCGAAACCAGGTTATAGTACAGGTGACGCCATCAAAGCGGTTGAAGAAACTGCCAAAAAATCGCTGCCAAGAGGCTACGGATATGAATGGACGGGGATCACACGTGAAGAGAGACAAACTGGAGGACAAACGGCTTTCATTTTTATGTTGAGTATTTTGTTTGTTTACTTTTTATTGGCTGCTCAATATGAGAGTTACATTCTGCCTTTCGCAATTATTTTAACGATTCCTACAGGTATTTTCGGGGTTTATGCTTTCACAGGATTAGCTGGAATTGATAATAATATTTACGTTCAGGTTGGATTGATTATGCTCGTTGGATTGCTCGCGAAAAATGCAATTCTGATTGTGGAATTCGCTGTTCAAAGAAGACACGCAGGTAAAACTTTGATTGAATCTGCGCTCCAAGCTTCGAGGCTGAGATTGAGACCAATTTTGATGACATCGTTTGCGTTCATCATCGGAATGTTGCCTTTGGTTTGGTCGCAAGGTGCGGCGGCAAAAGGAAATCATTCCATTGGAATCAGTACAGTTGGCGGGATGTTGACCGGTGTAATTTTCGGAATCTTCATCATTCCGGTAATGTATGTGATTTTCCAATATCTGCACGAGAAAATGCCTAGCAGAAAGAAGCGCAGACTTAAAAAAGAAAAAGCAGCTTTAAACCTTATTTAAAAAACTAAAATGAATATAATTACTAAAATAAAAGAGGTTTTGGGAATATCGCTGATTGCGGTAGGTGCAATTTCCTGTATGCCAAAGCTGGCATTGGAAAAAGTGACGCCAGAGTTACCAGAAGCCTTCAAACAGACTGCTACAGCCGATACAGCGAGCGTTGCGAATCTGGAATGGAGACAATTTTTTAATGACCCGATTTTACAAGGTTTGATAGAAAAGGGAATCAAAAATAACTACGATTTGCAGATTGCTTTAAAGCAAGTTGCATCTTCTCAAGAACGTTTGAAACAAGCAAAATATATGCAATATCCGGATGTTGGTTTCGGAGTTTCTGCACAGATTTCCAAACCTTCCAAGAATAGTATGAACGGACAAAGTCTGAACTTATTTTTAGGACAAAGTCACGTTGAGGATTATAATGCGGCGTTCAATCTGTCTTGGGAAGCTGATATCTGGGGAAAAATCAAAAACCAGCAGGAGGTTTCTAAAATGCAATATCTGCAGACTTATGAAGCGACAAAAGCAATTCAGACCCAAGTAGTGGCAGCGATTGCGCAAGGTTACTACAACCTTCTAATGCTGGATAAACAACTACAAATTGCAAAATCGAATTTGGAATTGAGTACCAATACGCTTTCTATCACAGAAAAAATCTGGAAAAGTGGCGATGCGACTTCTTTGGGGATTCAACAATCTAAAGCTCAAAAAGAATATACAGAACTTTTGATTACACAGTTGGAGCAAAATATTGCCATTCAGGAAAATGCGTTAAGTATTTTGATAGGTGAAAATCCGACAAAAATCAACAGAACGATTGAAATGTCGGACACTTCCCTACCTCAAAATTTATCTGCCGGATTACCTGCAGCAATGGTAAGCCGCCGTCCGGATGTTCGTCAGCAGGAACTGGTTTTGCTGGAATCTAATGCTCTGATTGGAATTGCCCAAGCGAATATGTATCCGTCTTTGAAAATAACTGCAAATGGAGGTGTAAATTCTTTCAAAATTGATAACTGGTTTCAGATCCCGGCATCGTTGTTTGGCTCTGCTTTAGGAGGATTGACTCAACCTATTTTCCAAAAAAGACAATTAAAAACTGATTTGAATGTAGCTAAAATACAAAGAGAGAAAAATGTTTTGGCATTTCGTCAATCTGTCCTGAATGCTGTCGGCGAAGTTTCTGATGCTTTGGTTTCTAATGAAAGTCTAAAAGTTCAGGAACAAAAGGCAAGCGAACAAGTTTCAACATTGAAAGATGGAATAAAAAGCGCTGAACTACTTTATAAAAGCGGAATGGCAAATTACTTAGAAGTGATTGTTGCTCAAGGTAATTCTCTGCAAGCTGAACTGAATCTTGCTTCTGTTAAAAGACAGAGACTGAGCAGTATTGTTGACCTTTACCGAGCGCTTGGTGGCGGTTGGAAGTAATTTCTATATTTAAATTAAATTGTTAAAAAATGCAGTCTTTTGGGACTGCATTTTTTGTTTTTGAATACATATTTTTAATTCAAATATTTAGCAACTTTCTGTTCCAAATCTTCCAGATCAAAAGGCTTCGCAACAAAGTCATCAGCTTGGGCGCTTTCGGCTAAAGACTCGATGTCGTTATTAGCAGTTACATAGATTACTGGAATGTGTTTGAATTCTTCCTGGCTTTTCAAGAGTTTTGTTGCTTCTATTCCTCCAATATTCGGAATCCAGTTATCCATCAGAATAATATCCGGATAAAACTCCGACACTTTCTCGAGAATATTATGCGAAGTTTGCGATATATCGACTTCGTAACCACCATCTTCAAAAATAATAGAAATCAGTTCCAGAAGTGTGGTATCATCATCAAAGATTAATATTTTTTTCTTGCTCATATAAAGTTAATTTAAAATCTATAGTTTATTATTTTTATTTAATTCATTAAGTTGGATTGGAAGATTTTCAGAAGTTATCAATTGATTAAATCTTACTCGTTCCGCAGCTTGTCTTGGCATATAATCTACTTGCGCTGTATCAGGATTTTGTATCCATATTTTACCTCCATTTTTTTTGATGTGCTGCAAACCTTCGACACCATCAGAATTGGCTCCCGACAAAAGAACAGCTAACAATTTGTCACCAAATACTTCTCCAGCGGAACTGAAAGCTATATCAATTGACGGGCGGGAAAAATGCAGCTTCTCTGATCTGTCCAGTGAAACATTTGTTTTATCATCAAACAATAAATGATAATCTGCCGGAGCAATGTAAATTTTATTGATTTCTATTTCTGTTTTATCTTCTATTTCTATGACTTCTATCTTAGAATATTGTTGTAATAATGATGGTAAAATACTTACAGATTGTGCTTTGCGATGAACAACCAATACGATAGAAAAACTCAAATCCGCATCAAGATTTCTAATGAGTTCTATAATCACTTGCAAACTGCCGGCTGATCCTCCTATAATCACTAATTCTGTTTCCATCCTTATTGTATTAATTGTGATCCGCTTTTTTCCAAATCTTCTGATCATCCAACTGCTGATATCTCTTTTGAAGATGAGAAAATCGCAATGTTTCCTTCGTACCCAAAGCCAGATAACCAAGATTCTCCAAACTATCATCAAAAAGATGGAAAACTCTTTCTTGTAGTCGCTTATCAAAATAGATCAAAACATTACGGCAAATAATCAATTGAAAACTATTAAAAGAACTATCTGAAACTAAATTATGCGTTGATAGTATCATCTTTTCTTTCAAGCTTTTATCAAATCTTGCACTGTCATAATTGGCTGTATAATAATCTGAAAAATCTTTTTTTCCACCGGAAAGTATATAATTTTCAGAATAAATCTTCATCTGATTAATCGGAAACACACCTGAACTTGCTGTCTCTAAAACCGACGGATTGATATCTGTTGCATAAATCAAAGACTTGTTATAAAGACCTGCTTCTTTCAATAAAATCGCGACCGAATAAGCTTCTTCTCCTGTAGAACATCCTGCCACCCAAATTCTTATCAGCGGATAAGTCCCCAACTGTGGTAAAACCTTTTCTCTCAGAGCTTTGAAGAAATGAGGATCTCTAAACATCTCGGTGACATTGACAGTGATTTCTTCTATGAAATGTTTCAAATAACCCGGATCATTGACGATTTTATACCGCAATTCAGCAAAACTCGTGAACTTATCTATCAGACAAATTCGGTTGATTCTTCGTTTAAAAGAGGCTCTGCTGTAAAGTGAAAAATCATAACCATAAACCTCGTGAACATCTTTGATAAGGTGCTCTACTTCGTGATCTAAGACAATATTAGGTTCTAACATTTATGACTTTTTTTCTATGGCAATCAATAACTGATCCACATTAATCGGTTTTGTAATATAGTCGTCTGCTCCGGCTTCCAAACACTTCTCACGGTCTTGCGCCATTGCTTGTGCTGTTACAGCAATAATAATTTTATCCTTTATCGCAGGCGTTTCACGAATGATTTTCATTGCCTGATATCCATCCATATCGGGCATCATCATATCCATCAAAACAATAGTGATATCACTGTCTTTTTTTAAGATATCAATCGCTTCCTGACCCGTTGCAGCAGTTTCAGTGGTGTAATGTCTGGCTTTCAAAGTCAGTTTTAAAGCAAAAATATTTCGTGGATCATCGTCCACTATCAGAACTTTTTTATTCATTGAAAAATTAACTTTCGTATAACCAAACTCGTAATAATGATAATAACTGGTCGATATCCACAGGCTTGGAAATGTAATCCGATGCACCTGCAGCCATACATTTGTCCCTATCGCCAATCATAGATTTGGCAGTAACAGCAATAATTGGAAGTTTCGAAAATTTTGGAAGTTTTCTGATTTCCCGAATTGATTCATAGCCGTCCATCTCCGGCATCATCATATCCATTAAAACCACATCGATATCAGGATTTTTTTCAATTTGTTCTAAGGCCTGTTTGCCATCCATAGCCAAAACCACTTCTACTTTATACTTCTCCAATGATTTTGTTAATGAGAAAATATTTCGGGCATCGTCATCGGTAATCAGGATCTTTTTGCCACTCAAAACTTCTGTCAATGATCCCAGAGTTTTGCTTCTGGATTCTTCTGCATTATTTTTCTCCTCAACCAAGTGTAAAAACAATCCAACTTCATCTAAAATCCTCTGGTATGAATGTGCTGTTTTCACAACAATAGAATCTGCATATTGTTTGATTTTCAGTTCTTCTGCATTGGACAAACTGTGCTCTGTGAAAATGATGATTGGCAAGTTCTCCAGACCTTCATAACTTTTGATTGATTCTACAATCTCGTATTCTCTGCCTTTGAAAGCGCCTATGTCCAAAATCACACAATCGACTCTATTAGAAACCAAAGCATTAACACTGTCTTCCACATTATTTTCTACCGATAACGAAATGTTATAATTACTCAAAAAGAAAGACAAAGCTGTTGCGTGTTTCGCATTTTCTTCTACAATCAGGACTTTTTGAGGTGATTTTCTGATGACTTCCTCTATTTTTTTAAAAACGTTGTTCATTTGATCCAGAGCCACAGGTTTACTGATAAAATCAATGGCACCTTTCATCAGACTTTCCTTTTTAGCGCGCATTACAGACATCATATGCACCGGAATATGTCTTGTCTCATTAATTGATTTGAGATCATCCATCACTTGCCAGCCATTTTTTACAGGCAGTTGTATATCTAATAAAATTGCGGATGGACGATATTGTATCGCAAAAGGAACGGCTTGATCGCCTCGCACAGAAACCACAGCTTTATAATTTTGTTTTCTGGCATATTTCAGTAAAGCTTTTGCAAAATTGGTATCATCTTCTACAATCAAGATCACTTTATCATCTTCTGTGATAGAGTTTCTGTCGTCTTCTATATCTTTTGGAATTTCTAAAATCGGAGTTTTCAGTAATTCAACAGGATCTTCTTCGCCCAAAATAGTCTGGATTTTTTCCACATCATCTTTTATGACATCTACCAAATCCTGATTATTATCAAAATGAATGACTTCAGCCGGTTTCACAGTCGGAATTCTGAAACTAAATTCGCTTCCTTCATTCACCTGACTGGTTACTGATAATTCTCCACCTAATAATCTTGCAATCTCACGGCTGATTGATAATCCCAAACCTGTTCCTCCGAATTTCCTTCTCGTAGAACCATCGGCTTGTTGAAAAGCTTCGAAAATAATATTCTGTTTCTCTTCCGGAATTCCGATTCCTGTATCTTTCACAGAGAATATAATTGAATTCTGATTCTTCGGATCGTTTTTAATATTAAGGTTAATACTTCCTTTCTCTGTGAATTTGATAGCGTTGGACATTAGATTTCTCAAGACCTGATCCAAACGCAGTCTGTCGGTTTCTATATTTCTTTGAACATCTTCGTCCACATTAATATTGAACTGAAGTTCCTTTTGATGAATAATTGGATTAAAGAGATTTCGCAAATCTTTTACCACTTCTTCTAACGAAACGTCCTGATGTTCCAAAGTCATTTTCCCTGATTCGATTTTGGCTAAATCTAAGATTTCATCAATCAAAGTCAATAAACTAGTTCCAGAGCTTTGGATCACCTTTGCCGATTCGATTTGATCTTCGTTTAGATTTTCATCCGGATTTTCAGCCATTAATCTTGAAAGCAAAAGAATCGAGTTCAATGGAGTTCTCAACTCATGAGACATATTTGCAAGGAATTCTGATTTGTATTTGGTGCTTAAAGCCAATTCCTCAACTTTTCGCTGAATTTCTGCATTACGTTCACCAATCAAATGATTTTTTTCTTCCAGCAAAGTAGAACGTTCTTCTAATTCTAAATTAGATTGTAGTAATTCCTCCTGCTGAACCTTCAACTCTTCTTCAGAAGCTTGTAATTTTTGAGTTTGCGCTTCCAGTTCTGTGTTCAGATTTTCTAATTCAGAATGCTGAACCTGTAATTCTTCTGCCTGAGTCTGTGTTTCTTCCAACAGACGTTGCTCTTCTTCACGACTTTTTGCAACATTCAGGGCTATACCGATATTTCTGCAGGCTTCTACAAAATATTCAACTTTATCTTCATAAAAATTAGAAGTTGAACTCAGTTCCAAAACACCATAATTATAGCTTCCGGAAATAATAGGCATCAACAAAATATTATTAACATTGATCTTACTACCAGCAAAACTAATAGCAATATTATCATCGTTAAAATCATTAAAGACTTTCAATTCTTTATTTTGAAAAACCTGTCCAACCATACCTTCACCAGGTTCGAAAATTTTTTTCATATGATCTTCCAAACCATAGGCTGAGCTGAGCTTCAATCTTCCTTCTTCATTCAAATAAATTGCACCGTTGATACAGCCGCCGTAATCGATTAAATTCTTCAGAGAATCTTTGGTGACTTCCTTCACGGTTTTGTTTCCAGACAAAGAATCATTCAGTAACACCAAACCTTTTTGTCGCCATTCGCTCTTATTAATTTTATCGAATGAAGTTTTGAGAGAGTCCGTCATATGATTGAGAGACTCTACCAAATCGCCCAAATCATCTTGCGAATTATCCACTGCTTTTTGACTGTAATCTCCGTTGGAAACTCTGTTTGCAATCTCTTTTATTGCACTTACACGTCTAGAAATTTCCAAATCTTTTGCAGTAAGTTCTTTTTCCAATTTATCTCTTCGGATCAGATCTGACTTCAGCTTTGCATAGAAAGAAGCGGTAACAATAACTGCTGCAATGGCCGATAAAATGATGAACAAAACTGTCATATTGGACGATCTTGTCAAATCAATATTTTTAATCTCCAACTGTTGCTCTTCATATTTCACAAACTCGGCAACCAGATTTCGACATCTGTCCATATAGATTTTGCTGGTCAGGATTTGCTCCTGAGTCATCACCAATCCATGATGTTTGTTTTCTACAAATTGCTTAAGATTGCTGATATTAATATTACCATTTTCCTCCAGTTTATTGAGACGATCCAGTTGAACTTTATCATCAATATCCAAAGCTTTTGCTTTTTCTATAGCTTTAGAAAACTCAACCAAACTCTTGTTATAAGGTTCCAAGAAAGTTTCTCTGCCGGTTAGCTGATAACCTCTGTTTCCTGTTTCCGCATCCAAAAGCGCTACCAAAACATCCTTCACAGCTGTGATAGAACGTCGGCTTGCAGAGAGCTTTTCTCTGTTGTCCATTTGTTTTTGGATACTCCAGTAAGAGGCTACGGAACTGGCAATTAATATCAAAAGTGACAGCCCGACTCCTATCTGAAGATTTCTGATAATTTTCTTTGGCATAAAGAATTTAGTTTAATGGTAAGGTGAAATAAAATGTAGAACCTTCTCCCAGCTCGCTGGAAACACCGATTGTCCCGTGGTGCTGATTAATAATTTCTGAACAGATATAAAGTCCGATTCCCAGACCTTGAAACTGTAGAGACGATTCTTCAACACGATAAAACTTCTGGAAAACATATTCCTGTTTGAAATCCGGAATCCCAATCCCAAAGTCTGTTACGCTAATTCGAACTTCTTTTTCGTCGGTAAAAGTGGTGACAATAATCTGATGATTTTCAGGAGAATATTTGATAGCGTTGGTTAAGAAATTAATCAAAACCTGCTCTATTCTTATCTTATCCAGCGGAATCATAAAATCCGGCTTCACACCGTGACGTTCGATTTTAACATCGCTTCCACTCGTATGCAGAATCGTTTCAAGAGCATTTTCCAGAACCTGATTCAGATTTTCCGGTTTTTTATTAATCTTTAATTTTCCGTTCTCTATTTTGGAAACATCAAGCAAATCCGTAATCAAACTATTAAGTTTATCGATTTGGTCTAATGTTTTTTGGACGTACATTAATTCAGAATTTTCGTCGTTCTGCTTTAGTTTACGACTTAGTAATTGAGTGTAAGCTTTTATACTTGTCAAAGGCGTTTTCAGCTCGTGGCTGGCAATACTTAGGAACTCGTCTTTTTCTTTCTCGATTCTTTTTTGATCATCGATATCGGTGAAAGTTCCTACCCAATTTTTGATATTTTCACCTTCAAAAACAGGCGACATTCTCAGCAAATGATAGCGGTAAGCTTGATTTTTGATATTCTTGATTCTGATTTCCAGCTCCAGCGCTTTGCCTCTTTTTCTACATTCTTCAAATTGCTCTCGGATATTGTGATCGTCTGGATGAGTTTCCGGAAAATCTTTTTCATTTTCAGAATATTGATACCATTTACAATTAACAAAATCGACTTCACCATTTTCATTCAAGGTAAAAGCGATTTGAGGTAAAGCCTGCAACATTACATGAAAATGATCAATCTGAGATTTCATGGTTGCCTGCGCTTCCTTTCGTCCTCTATTTTCCAGCTCCAGATTGTGCTGTGTTTTCTTCATCGCAAGATTGTTCTCCTGCAGATTGTAAAACGTTTTTGCTTTTAATAAAAGAATGTCTGGATCAACGGGTTTGGTAACATAATCTTTACCTCCGGATCTATAGCCTTGGGTAATAAATTTTTTCTCGATGCTGACTGCCGAAAGAAAAATGATCGGAACATCCTTGGTTTTGCTGTAACCTGATAAATTTTCAGCAACTTCGAAACCATCCATATCCGGCATCTGGACATCCAGAATTACCAAAGAATAGTCATTTTTAAGCGCTTTCCCTAAAGCTTCTTCACCTGAAAGTGCTGTATCTACTTCAAAATCATTGGACTCTAATAATTTTTTTAAAGAAAATATATTATTGGGATTATCATCAACAATTAAGACCATAAAATTTTAAAATGAACTGATTATTATATTTCATTTATGTAGTTATCAAAAATACTTACAATATTCCAATAAAGCATTATTTTTATAAAATCAACATAAATAAACTCGAAAAATTAGCCTAGCAAAAACACAGCCAACTTTGCTTATTTATTACAATTTTTTGTGATTCATCAATTTTCACATGCTTATCTTTGCAAAAATTTTTCTTTTGAAAGACATTCTTCTCATTACTCCGCCTTTTACCCAACTGAATACGCCCTATCCCGCGACGGCTTATATTAAAGGTTTTCTTAATACCAAAAATATATCCAGTCACCAGATAGATCTTGGGATTGAAGTGATTTTGGAGTTATTTTCCAAGAATGGACTTCAGAAAGTTTTCAATGTTTCGATTGATCTTTATAATGTTTCTGAAAATTCTCAAAGGATATTTGCCCTGCGAGAAGAATATATCAAAACCATAGATCAGGTGATTCTTTTTTTACAGAATCAAAATCCAACTTTGGCGAGACAGATTTGCTCTATGAATTTCCTTCCGGAAGCTTCCCGCTTCAATCAGTTGGATGATATGGAATTTGCTTTCGGGAATATGGGTTTGCAGGATAAAGCAAAACATTTGGCAACCTTATATTTAGAAGATCTTTCCGATTATATTGTGGAGAATATCGATTCCGATTTTGGATTCAGCAGATATGCCGAAAGATTGGGGAAAAGTGCTAATTCTTTTGATGAATTATATGCTAAAATCAATAATGCCAATAGTTTTATTGATGAAATTACTTTAGACATTTTAAAGAAAAAACTGGAATTGGTTCAGCCAAAATTGGTTTGTTTTTCTGTTCCTTTTCCTGGAAATTTGTATTCTGCTTTCCGATGTGCCAAGTTGATTAAAGAAAACTATCCTCACATCAAAACCGCAATGGGTGGCGGTTTCCCAAATACTGAATTAAGAGATATCAAAGATAAAAGAGTTTTTGAATTAATAGACTTTATCACATTAGACGACGGCGAATTGCCACTTGAATTGGTTTACCAGAATGTTTGTCAGACTGAGAATCTAGAAGCCGAATATAAAAGAACATTCCTTCTAGAAAACGGAGAAGTTACTTATAAAAACAATTCAAAAAAACACGATTACAAACAAGCCGAAGTTGGAACACCAGACTATTCTGATTTGCAATTAGACCATTATATTTCTGTGATAGAAGTTGCCAATCCGATGCACAGCTTGTGGAGCGATGGCCGATGGAACAAGCTCACAATGGCACACGGCTGTTATTGGGGGAAATGTACATTCTGTGATATTTCTTTGGATTATATCAGAATTTATGAACCTATTTCTGCCAAAATTTTGGTGGACAGAATGGAAGAACTCATCCAAACGACAGGTGAAACCGGTTTCCATTTTGTGGACGAAGCAGCGCCTCCAGCCTTGATGCGAGAAGTAGCTCTGGAAATTCTAAGAAGAAATCTCGTCGTGACTTGGTGGACGAACATTCGATTTGAAAAAAGCTTCACACAGGATCTTTGTTTTTTGTTGAAGATTTCAGGTTGTGTTGCGATCTCTGGCGGATTGGAAGTGGCGAGTGACCGATTATTAAAACTAATAGACAAAGGTGTTTCCGTAGATCAGGTGGCAAAAGTGACAAGAAACTTCACCGAAGCTGGGATTATGGTTCACGCTTATCTGATGTATGGCTACCCGACTCAGACCGTTCAGGAAACGGTGGATTCTCTCGAGATGGTTCGACAATTGTTTGAGATGGGGATTTTGCAAAGTGGTTTTTGGCATCAGTTTGCGATGACCGCGCATTCTCCAGTGGGACAAAATCCAGAAGAGTTTGGTGTTACACCTATCAAGCAAGAGATTTTGTTTGCCAACAACGATATCGATTTTGTTGATAAAACAGGCATCGATCATAGTAAATTCAGTTTTGGACTGAAGAAATCTTTGTTCAACTATATGCACGGGATTAACTTCGAAATGCCTTTGCAGGATTGGTTTGATTTCAAAATTCCGAGAACTACGATTCATCCGGATTATATCCACGACAGTCTTTTGGAGGAAGAAAACTTCGCCTTCAAACCAAATTCCAAAATTATTTTTCTGGACAGAAATGTGATTGCTGAAGATTTTGTCAAAACCAAAAAAGGCAATTCCTACAACTTAACGAGAATCACTTTTCACCTGAAAACCAACATTCTGAAGATAGAATTGGAAAAAGAAAAAGCCGATTGGCTTATCTCTGTTTTGCAGGACAATTCTATAGAAAACGCAAAGAAAATCACGCTTCAGCAACTCAAAAATCAATATGAAGAACATTTGGAGGACTTCGAGTTATTCTGGTTTTCAAAACCGATACAGCAGTTGAAAGAGAACGGGATTATTCTGAGTTTGTAATTATACGTTCATTTTATACTATTAATATGTCTGATACATTTTCTGACCATCATCAAATCAAGACCGTTTCAACTTTCAAGGAACTTGTAGAAACAGAGTTTCAAGGTAACAACAATGCTATCTGCTGGCAAAGAAATCTGGTTGGAGATTTTGGAGAAATTGTTTCCAAACTTGAACTGAAAGAAAACATTACAGAAGTTTCTGTTGAAGATTTAGAAAGTCTTACACTTTCAGAAAATGGTCAGCTTGCCAGAGAAATCATCATCA
Protein-coding sequences here:
- a CDS encoding B12-binding domain-containing radical SAM protein, which translates into the protein MKDILLITPPFTQLNTPYPATAYIKGFLNTKNISSHQIDLGIEVILELFSKNGLQKVFNVSIDLYNVSENSQRIFALREEYIKTIDQVILFLQNQNPTLARQICSMNFLPEASRFNQLDDMEFAFGNMGLQDKAKHLATLYLEDLSDYIVENIDSDFGFSRYAERLGKSANSFDELYAKINNANSFIDEITLDILKKKLELVQPKLVCFSVPFPGNLYSAFRCAKLIKENYPHIKTAMGGGFPNTELRDIKDKRVFELIDFITLDDGELPLELVYQNVCQTENLEAEYKRTFLLENGEVTYKNNSKKHDYKQAEVGTPDYSDLQLDHYISVIEVANPMHSLWSDGRWNKLTMAHGCYWGKCTFCDISLDYIRIYEPISAKILVDRMEELIQTTGETGFHFVDEAAPPALMREVALEILRRNLVVTWWTNIRFEKSFTQDLCFLLKISGCVAISGGLEVASDRLLKLIDKGVSVDQVAKVTRNFTEAGIMVHAYLMYGYPTQTVQETVDSLEMVRQLFEMGILQSGFWHQFAMTAHSPVGQNPEEFGVTPIKQEILFANNDIDFVDKTGIDHSKFSFGLKKSLFNYMHGINFEMPLQDWFDFKIPRTTIHPDYIHDSLLEEENFAFKPNSKIIFLDRNVIAEDFVKTKKGNSYNLTRITFHLKTNILKIELEKEKADWLISVLQDNSIENAKKITLQQLKNQYEEHLEDFELFWFSKPIQQLKENGIILSL